In the Thalassoglobus sp. JC818 genome, one interval contains:
- a CDS encoding fumarylacetoacetate hydrolase family protein, producing the protein MKLGKIQTPDGQTHVAIVTDSGAKLLQLNQSHKVSTLADILNSPNPAQLAESLAESAEEISLDGVRFLAPVDNQETWAAGVTYKRSQIARMEESETGASHYDLVYDADRPELFFKATPNRIVSPGEAVRVRYDSNWSVPEPEFTLVLNPQLKIVGYTIGNDMSARDIEGENPLYLPQAKVYRQCCSIGPVIRLVDGELDLKSTTVELIISRGGEKVFEGDTDLGQLHRKLDELANWLGREDDFPNGAFLLTGTGIVPDDNFTLEDGDQISISVAGIGTLENSVVKSDRPASH; encoded by the coding sequence ATGAAACTCGGAAAGATTCAAACTCCAGACGGTCAAACTCATGTCGCCATCGTCACCGATTCCGGCGCGAAACTCCTGCAACTGAATCAATCGCACAAAGTGTCGACACTCGCTGATATCCTCAACAGCCCAAATCCGGCGCAGTTGGCTGAGTCTCTCGCAGAATCCGCAGAAGAAATTTCGCTCGACGGCGTTCGCTTTCTGGCTCCCGTCGACAATCAGGAAACATGGGCAGCAGGTGTGACCTACAAGCGAAGCCAGATCGCTCGAATGGAAGAATCAGAAACCGGAGCCAGCCACTACGATCTCGTTTACGATGCCGATCGTCCGGAATTGTTCTTTAAAGCAACTCCCAACCGAATCGTTTCTCCCGGTGAAGCTGTTCGAGTTCGCTACGACAGCAACTGGTCAGTCCCCGAACCAGAGTTCACCCTCGTTCTCAATCCTCAGTTGAAGATCGTCGGTTACACCATCGGCAACGACATGTCCGCCCGAGACATCGAAGGGGAAAACCCCCTCTACCTCCCGCAAGCCAAAGTCTATCGACAATGTTGCTCGATCGGTCCTGTGATTCGATTGGTGGATGGCGAACTGGATTTGAAATCAACAACCGTTGAATTGATCATCAGCCGAGGGGGAGAAAAGGTCTTCGAAGGCGATACTGACCTGGGTCAGCTTCATCGCAAACTCGACGAACTCGCTAACTGGCTTGGACGAGAAGACGATTTTCCCAACGGGGCGTTTCTCCTCACCGGAACGGGAATCGTGCCTGACGACAATTTCACGCTGGAAGATGGGGATCAGATTTCCATTTCCGTGGCTGGAATCGGAACGCTTGAGAACAGCGTGGTCAAATCTGATCGGCCAGCCTCACACTGA
- a CDS encoding SMP-30/gluconolactonase/LRE family protein has translation MSVLRFLLCGFVMCAVFGGASGRTVLAETEYPLTEDSIRQDGVPEGKVIGPIQWHSKIFPGTVRDYWIYVPQQYDPSQKACVFVVQDGINRAKGWHLLPVLDNLIHKKEIPVQIGIFISPGVVPAANDQAQPRFNRSFEYDSLGDRYANFLVEEILPEVGKDYSLSDDPNDRAIAGASSGGICAFTVAWERPDQFRRVLSTIGTFVGLRGGDAYPVMVRKHEPKPLRVFLQDGSTDLNLYGGEWFVANEAMLSALKFSGYEVNHAWGDGGHNSKHAASIMPEALKWLWEGYPGEVTAGTTEGRRTDLLIPGEEWVEVSSDHRFTEGPAIDGDGNLYFTDIPNGTIHKVDRSGNKSVFVENSSGINGLMFGADQKLYGCQNGTKKIVRYTLDGEEEVVCEGYPSNDLVVLPNGVGFFTDPQNKKVWRFDAEGNVTLADEGIARPNGIIVSPDQATLTVADTDGRFTYSFTLDEDSQLQNKQVYGHLHLEDQELKSGADGMTVDTEGRTYVTTRVGLQVLDQLGRVHFIIDKPQDAWLSNAVFGGENLDLLYVTCGDKVFCRKIKATGVRPWEPAVKQPKPSL, from the coding sequence ATGAGCGTTCTGCGTTTTCTTCTTTGCGGATTTGTGATGTGTGCCGTATTTGGCGGGGCTTCGGGGCGAACAGTCCTCGCGGAAACGGAATATCCACTCACCGAAGATTCGATCCGGCAGGATGGCGTTCCGGAAGGAAAAGTGATCGGGCCGATTCAATGGCACAGCAAGATCTTTCCCGGCACTGTGCGTGACTATTGGATTTACGTTCCACAGCAGTATGACCCTTCTCAGAAAGCGTGCGTCTTCGTGGTTCAAGATGGAATCAACCGCGCGAAGGGATGGCACCTGCTTCCCGTGCTCGACAATTTGATTCATAAGAAAGAGATCCCAGTTCAAATTGGAATCTTCATCAGTCCTGGTGTCGTTCCAGCTGCGAACGATCAGGCGCAGCCGCGTTTCAATCGAAGCTTCGAATACGACAGTCTCGGCGATCGCTATGCGAATTTTCTTGTTGAGGAAATCCTTCCTGAAGTCGGCAAGGATTACTCGCTGAGCGACGACCCCAATGATCGCGCCATCGCTGGTGCGAGTTCCGGGGGAATCTGTGCTTTCACTGTTGCCTGGGAACGTCCCGATCAGTTTCGACGTGTGCTGAGCACGATTGGAACGTTCGTCGGTCTACGCGGTGGTGATGCTTATCCTGTGATGGTTCGTAAGCACGAACCGAAGCCGCTTCGCGTCTTTCTGCAGGATGGAAGCACGGATCTCAATCTCTACGGTGGAGAATGGTTCGTTGCGAATGAGGCGATGTTGTCCGCTTTGAAATTCTCCGGCTACGAAGTCAACCATGCCTGGGGCGATGGCGGGCACAACTCAAAGCATGCTGCTTCAATTATGCCTGAAGCGTTGAAGTGGTTGTGGGAAGGCTATCCCGGCGAAGTGACTGCTGGGACGACTGAAGGGCGGCGCACGGATTTGCTGATTCCTGGAGAGGAATGGGTTGAGGTCAGCAGCGACCATCGATTCACCGAAGGGCCGGCGATCGATGGCGATGGCAATCTGTACTTCACCGATATCCCCAATGGGACGATTCACAAAGTGGATCGATCTGGGAACAAGTCTGTCTTCGTCGAGAACAGTTCCGGGATCAATGGATTAATGTTCGGTGCTGACCAGAAGTTGTACGGGTGTCAAAACGGAACAAAAAAAATCGTCCGGTACACACTCGACGGCGAAGAAGAAGTTGTCTGCGAAGGGTACCCGTCCAATGACCTCGTGGTCCTTCCAAATGGAGTCGGTTTTTTCACAGACCCGCAGAACAAGAAGGTCTGGCGATTCGATGCTGAAGGGAATGTGACATTGGCTGACGAAGGGATTGCCCGTCCTAATGGAATCATTGTTTCGCCGGATCAGGCGACCCTCACCGTTGCGGACACCGATGGTCGATTCACATACTCATTCACTCTGGACGAAGACAGCCAACTGCAGAACAAGCAAGTCTACGGGCATCTGCACCTTGAAGATCAGGAATTAAAGAGCGGAGCAGACGGAATGACCGTCGATACCGAAGGCAGAACGTACGTCACCACTCGCGTCGGCTTGCAAGTCCTCGACCAGCTGGGGCGAGTCCATTTCATCATCGACAAACCTCAAGATGCCTGGCTCTCGAACGCTGTTTTCGGTGGTGAGAATCTGGATCTGCTCTACGTCACTTGTGGGGACAAAGTGTTCTGCCGAAAGATCAAAGCCACAGGTGTTCGTCCGTGGGAACCGGCAGTCAAGCAGCCGAAGCCAAGCTTATAG
- a CDS encoding PilZ domain-containing protein — translation MSNDPGARPSMDDLRSVLESINQSDANHERSAERLQLSVPAEVTTLRGNTISTMTREISRFGIGLLHKGQINPGEVTVRMASETRQFEYRVLIEWCRPCDGGMFISGGRFLARRDAE, via the coding sequence ATGTCTAACGATCCTGGTGCTCGTCCCAGTATGGATGATCTTCGTTCGGTGCTGGAGAGTATTAACCAGTCCGACGCGAATCACGAACGCAGCGCGGAACGACTTCAGCTTTCAGTCCCGGCTGAAGTCACCACATTACGTGGCAACACCATCTCCACGATGACCCGAGAAATCAGCCGCTTCGGGATTGGACTGCTCCACAAGGGGCAAATCAATCCGGGCGAAGTCACCGTTCGAATGGCGAGCGAAACACGTCAATTCGAATACCGCGTGCTCATCGAATGGTGTCGACCGTGCGATGGAGGAATGTTTATCAGCGGCGGTCGCTTTCTTGCTCGTCGCGACGCAGAGTAG
- a CDS encoding putative metallopeptidase, which translates to MARLTRLRSALGPFDFTEAMSQLCEDITNRHEAFLHIDMAEVAVSFAQARSRVLHGLQAKLTPMRFENGALTWRRNGQIWTVQRLYLAKREMKYILTFYLPRFLDQSFQEKMVTVLHELYHISPKFDGDIRRFSGRCHVHTHSQQEYDGQMEVFAREYLAMRPPESLYSFLHCDFEELQKRHGDVVGVRIPIPKLIPVKNAARA; encoded by the coding sequence GTGGCGCGTTTGACTCGACTTCGCTCGGCACTTGGTCCGTTCGATTTTACCGAAGCGATGTCGCAACTCTGTGAAGACATCACTAATCGACACGAAGCGTTCCTGCATATTGATATGGCAGAAGTTGCTGTCAGCTTCGCGCAAGCCCGTTCTCGAGTTTTGCACGGCTTGCAAGCCAAGTTGACTCCGATGCGGTTTGAAAACGGGGCATTAACCTGGCGCCGGAACGGTCAGATATGGACGGTGCAGCGGCTGTATCTTGCGAAACGTGAGATGAAATACATTCTTACTTTCTATCTGCCGCGGTTCCTGGACCAATCGTTTCAGGAAAAGATGGTCACGGTTCTGCACGAGCTCTACCACATCAGCCCAAAGTTTGATGGGGATATTCGCCGGTTCTCGGGGCGGTGCCATGTGCACACCCATTCGCAGCAAGAGTATGATGGTCAGATGGAAGTCTTCGCTCGCGAATATCTGGCGATGCGGCCGCCTGAATCGTTGTACTCATTCTTGCATTGTGATTTTGAAGAGCTGCAAAAACGTCATGGCGATGTGGTCGGTGTTCGAATTCCGATTCCGAAACTGATTCCTGTTAAGAATGCTGCTCGAGCCTAA
- a CDS encoding serine/threonine-protein kinase, translated as MTQPSDTRDETIVRILDTLLQKMHSDKAFNLESELEKLPEFAEEIRELWATIIVAENLQSPIFEAVDLLQDVPARSTELPEINDYELIAEIGRGGMGVVYKARQLSLNRTVAIKMLLQGATATTINHFRFQSEAKSAGRLDHPNIVSVFETGNTDGHPFFSMPLISGTTLAKRIAEGPLSNRECAELMIPVCRAVAYAHRQGVLHRDLKPSNILIDETGRPFVSDFGLAKRFDTPSLPHGENSETLTESGAILGTPGYMAPEQAAGQREQVGLATDIYSLGAILYACITGRAPFQSATPIDTLMMILEQDPPPPRLLNPAVDADLEMIVLKAMQKPADLRYATADTLADDLQAFLNHEPVSARSSHFSQVLSRAFRPTHHINVLENWGVLWMWHAAVLLFLCLATEAVRSSGINSRIPYFGLWTFGLGTWAVIFWNIRRRSGPVTFVERQIAHVWAASMACSTGLFGIEYLLDLPALTLSPVLALFAGAVFIAKAGILSGEFYFHAAILFLTALPMAMFPQYALSIFGVISAGTFFLPGWKFHRIKHRSER; from the coding sequence GTGACACAACCTTCGGACACGCGAGATGAAACAATTGTTCGCATTCTCGACACGCTTTTGCAAAAAATGCACAGCGACAAGGCATTCAATCTCGAATCAGAATTGGAAAAACTTCCGGAATTTGCAGAGGAAATTCGTGAACTCTGGGCCACGATCATTGTTGCCGAGAACCTTCAGTCCCCGATTTTCGAAGCGGTCGATCTCCTGCAAGATGTCCCCGCGCGATCAACGGAACTACCTGAAATCAATGACTACGAGTTGATTGCCGAGATTGGGCGCGGAGGCATGGGAGTTGTCTACAAAGCTCGACAACTCTCTCTCAACCGCACCGTCGCAATCAAGATGCTCCTGCAAGGGGCCACTGCGACAACCATCAATCACTTTCGATTTCAGAGTGAAGCAAAGTCAGCCGGCAGACTCGACCACCCCAACATTGTCTCGGTCTTCGAAACAGGGAACACCGATGGGCACCCATTCTTCAGCATGCCGCTGATCAGTGGAACGACACTCGCCAAACGAATCGCAGAGGGCCCGTTGTCAAACCGTGAGTGCGCCGAACTCATGATCCCAGTTTGTCGAGCGGTCGCCTATGCACACAGACAAGGGGTTCTCCACCGGGACCTCAAACCTTCCAACATTCTCATCGACGAAACCGGACGACCTTTCGTTTCCGACTTCGGATTGGCCAAACGTTTCGACACCCCTTCTCTTCCCCACGGGGAGAACTCCGAGACTCTCACGGAATCGGGAGCCATTCTGGGAACCCCCGGCTACATGGCCCCCGAACAGGCTGCTGGTCAAAGAGAGCAAGTCGGACTCGCCACCGACATTTACTCTCTGGGAGCAATCCTCTACGCCTGCATCACCGGTCGTGCTCCGTTCCAGTCTGCCACGCCGATCGACACGCTCATGATGATTCTCGAGCAGGACCCTCCCCCGCCGAGACTTCTCAATCCAGCTGTCGACGCAGATCTTGAGATGATCGTATTGAAAGCGATGCAAAAACCTGCTGACCTTCGTTACGCAACCGCCGACACACTCGCCGACGACCTGCAAGCGTTCCTGAATCATGAACCTGTCAGCGCGAGATCATCTCATTTCTCACAAGTGCTCAGCCGAGCTTTTCGTCCGACTCACCATATCAACGTTCTCGAAAACTGGGGCGTCCTCTGGATGTGGCACGCAGCTGTTCTTCTTTTTCTCTGCCTCGCAACTGAAGCCGTCCGCAGCAGCGGCATCAACTCTCGGATTCCGTACTTCGGACTTTGGACCTTCGGCCTCGGAACATGGGCTGTCATTTTCTGGAACATTCGACGGCGATCGGGACCGGTGACCTTCGTCGAACGACAGATCGCTCACGTCTGGGCAGCCAGTATGGCGTGCTCAACGGGACTTTTCGGCATCGAATACCTTCTCGATCTTCCAGCACTGACACTCTCGCCCGTGCTCGCGCTGTTCGCGGGAGCTGTCTTCATCGCCAAAGCGGGCATTCTTTCGGGCGAGTTTTACTTCCACGCAGCCATTCTTTTTCTGACTGCCCTCCCGATGGCGATGTTCCCACAATACGCACTCTCAATTTTCGGCGTGATCTCAGCAGGCACATTTTTCTTGCCAGGCTGGAAATTTCATCGAATCAAACACCGCAGTGAACGGTGA
- a CDS encoding RluA family pseudouridine synthase, with protein sequence MTDDASTTPQMLTVEGRAHGWRLDHYLTRIFPNHSRGQFQKAIAAETVLVNGLPVKASRRLRVNDRVSVRLPEEPDSTITPEDIPLDVIFEDEFIAVINKQADLITHPGKSNFTGTLAAAVQHHFDQLSDVAGQLRPGIVHRLDRDTTGVIIIAKNNQVHHQLTRQFEQRTVEKEYRALAYGKLDRDADIVTTHVKTHPKAREKMVVCPPGNNTREAVTRYNVLERFDRFVYVQLLPKTGRTHQLRVHLQHLKAPIIADRLYSGRESLMPSEVNSLDTSEDETALISRQALHAFRLKIRHPVTDAIMEFEAPFPDDFQRTLNALQEQRKPH encoded by the coding sequence ATGACCGATGATGCTTCCACAACACCGCAGATGCTCACCGTTGAGGGGCGTGCGCATGGATGGCGGCTCGATCATTACCTGACCCGGATTTTTCCGAATCACAGCCGGGGTCAATTCCAAAAAGCGATTGCAGCGGAAACCGTTTTGGTGAACGGACTTCCGGTGAAAGCATCACGTCGGCTACGGGTCAACGATCGAGTTTCTGTCCGACTGCCGGAAGAACCGGACTCCACAATCACTCCGGAAGACATTCCTCTGGATGTGATTTTCGAAGACGAATTCATCGCGGTCATCAACAAGCAGGCGGACCTGATCACGCATCCCGGGAAGTCCAACTTCACCGGGACTCTCGCCGCTGCTGTCCAGCATCACTTTGATCAACTCAGCGACGTCGCCGGGCAACTTCGACCGGGAATCGTTCATCGCCTCGACCGCGACACGACGGGCGTCATCATCATCGCCAAAAACAATCAGGTCCATCACCAGCTGACCCGTCAATTTGAGCAACGCACCGTCGAAAAAGAGTACCGAGCGTTGGCTTACGGAAAGCTTGATCGTGATGCCGATATCGTCACGACTCACGTGAAAACGCATCCCAAAGCACGCGAGAAAATGGTTGTCTGCCCTCCGGGAAACAACACTCGCGAAGCGGTGACGCGGTACAACGTGCTGGAACGGTTCGATCGATTCGTCTACGTTCAACTGCTCCCGAAAACTGGACGAACCCATCAGTTGAGAGTTCACCTTCAGCACCTGAAAGCTCCGATTATCGCTGATCGACTCTATTCCGGTCGCGAGTCACTCATGCCTTCGGAAGTGAACAGTTTAGACACCTCGGAAGATGAAACAGCCCTGATTTCCCGTCAGGCCCTGCATGCCTTCCGCCTGAAGATTCGCCACCCGGTGACCGATGCCATCATGGAATTCGAAGCACCGTTTCCGGATGATTTTCAACGCACTTTGAACGCCTTGCAAGAACAACGAAAGCCGCATTGA
- a CDS encoding SDR family oxidoreductase, with protein sequence MDFLDLAGKSVLVMGAANRKSVAFHVGKLLSDFGADVLYSVRSEQRRESLRKLVGDAPIYVCDVEHQEEIDRLAESVAKDRSQIQGIVHSIAFADYSAGWLPFHETPRSAFLQAVDISCFSLIATCNAFREILDPATGSVVTISISTTRMAAENYGYMAPVKAALDSSICFLAKSFSGFSKVRFNAVCPGLLKTSASAGIPGYVDSYLFAEQATLRKQAVQTAEVANSVAFLLSPRSSGINCQGLVIDAGMETNYFDEQIVKTAVDKGV encoded by the coding sequence ATGGATTTTCTTGATTTAGCTGGCAAGTCGGTTTTGGTGATGGGAGCTGCGAATCGAAAGAGCGTCGCGTTCCATGTGGGAAAACTCTTGTCCGACTTCGGTGCTGACGTTCTTTATTCTGTTCGCAGCGAACAGCGACGTGAAAGCCTTCGCAAGCTCGTGGGCGACGCTCCGATTTATGTTTGTGATGTCGAACATCAGGAGGAGATTGATCGGCTCGCGGAATCTGTGGCGAAAGATCGGTCGCAGATTCAGGGGATCGTTCACTCTATTGCTTTTGCGGACTACTCCGCCGGATGGCTGCCGTTTCACGAGACACCTCGGAGTGCTTTTCTGCAAGCTGTCGATATTTCATGCTTCTCGCTGATCGCAACATGCAATGCGTTTCGAGAAATCCTCGATCCGGCAACTGGGAGCGTGGTGACGATTTCGATCTCGACGACTCGGATGGCTGCGGAAAACTACGGATACATGGCGCCGGTGAAAGCTGCTCTCGATTCGTCGATCTGTTTTCTCGCCAAGTCGTTCTCTGGCTTCTCGAAGGTTCGATTCAATGCGGTTTGTCCGGGGCTGTTGAAAACATCTGCTTCGGCGGGCATTCCCGGGTATGTCGATTCCTATCTATTTGCCGAGCAGGCGACGCTGCGAAAACAAGCTGTTCAGACCGCTGAAGTGGCCAATTCCGTCGCGTTCCTGTTGAGTCCCAGATCGTCAGGAATCAACTGTCAGGGGTTGGTGATCGATGCGGGAATGGAAACGAACTATTTCGACGAGCAAATCGTCAAAACTGCAGTCGACAAAGGTGTGTAG
- a CDS encoding carbon storage regulator gives MLVLSRKPGERILIGEDIAVTVVRIGPNTVRIGIDAPREMNIVRDELCDGEATQAELEKKNQKLAAQ, from the coding sequence ATGTTGGTCCTCTCGAGAAAACCCGGTGAGCGCATCCTGATCGGCGAAGACATTGCGGTCACGGTTGTTCGCATCGGCCCAAACACTGTTCGCATCGGAATTGATGCTCCTCGCGAGATGAACATCGTCCGCGATGAACTCTGCGATGGCGAAGCGACTCAAGCTGAACTTGAAAAGAAGAACCAGAAGCTCGCTGCCCAGTAG
- a CDS encoding ATP-binding protein, which yields MNDAEPIDDFPDSDLTIEANWQLRAESITLRIRWFGLIVGYLLVNFLSPTPTQPYLNGILTVGAVYALFDLAWHYRGEVFFSRFPLVVSFMEAVFIGLLCHYDEGINSPFRLYYFLSLLVCSLRYSPSVTYSTFALHAVSYSTLAFEPAALTREDYVSLVLMLIFMGWVTWAGTALSNLLRQTGRKLTLLNQELEGRIQRRTEELQESQAILVQQEKQAAFGLLAAGIAHEVGNPLTAISSLVQMMNRQELDPESKDRLKLIDEQLRRIQRTLRELIEFSRPGTKMSQRIDIHEVIRNALDIAKYYKRKKGKTIKTEFPENLPRVTAVRDEILQVFLNLILNGLDATEEGGMIEIIVRVQNDSLEIDVADDGCGIPFESQEQLFQPYYTTKSNGTGLGLFVCRNITRSAGGTMSLVQSTPGVGTVFRVTLPIIQ from the coding sequence ATGAATGACGCTGAGCCAATTGATGACTTTCCTGATTCTGATCTGACCATTGAAGCCAATTGGCAGCTGCGAGCGGAATCGATCACGCTTCGCATCCGGTGGTTCGGGCTGATCGTTGGTTATCTGCTCGTCAATTTTCTTTCACCGACACCAACTCAGCCGTACCTCAACGGAATTCTGACGGTCGGGGCTGTCTATGCTTTGTTTGACTTGGCGTGGCACTATCGGGGTGAGGTCTTTTTCAGCCGCTTTCCGTTAGTGGTGTCGTTCATGGAGGCTGTCTTTATCGGCCTTCTCTGTCACTACGATGAGGGAATCAACAGTCCGTTCCGGCTGTATTACTTTCTCTCGCTTCTGGTTTGTTCGTTGCGGTATTCGCCTTCGGTCACGTATTCAACATTCGCTTTGCACGCAGTCAGCTATTCAACGTTGGCTTTTGAGCCGGCCGCATTAACTCGCGAAGATTATGTGTCGCTGGTGTTGATGCTGATCTTCATGGGCTGGGTCACTTGGGCGGGGACTGCACTCTCCAATCTCTTGAGGCAAACAGGTCGCAAACTGACGCTGCTCAATCAAGAACTTGAAGGCAGAATCCAGCGGCGAACGGAAGAGCTTCAGGAGTCTCAGGCGATTCTTGTTCAGCAGGAAAAGCAGGCAGCGTTTGGCCTCCTCGCTGCGGGGATTGCTCACGAAGTCGGGAATCCGCTCACGGCAATCAGTTCCCTCGTTCAAATGATGAATCGACAGGAACTCGATCCGGAATCGAAGGACCGGTTGAAATTGATCGACGAGCAGCTTCGCCGAATTCAACGCACGCTTCGCGAGTTGATTGAGTTCTCTCGGCCCGGGACGAAGATGTCTCAGCGAATCGATATTCATGAAGTGATTCGCAATGCTCTGGATATCGCGAAGTACTACAAGCGGAAAAAAGGCAAGACGATCAAGACGGAGTTTCCGGAGAATTTGCCGCGAGTGACGGCCGTTCGTGATGAGATTCTTCAAGTTTTTCTGAACCTGATTTTGAATGGGCTCGATGCGACTGAAGAAGGCGGGATGATCGAAATCATCGTTCGGGTTCAGAATGATTCGCTCGAAATCGATGTCGCAGACGATGGGTGCGGGATTCCGTTCGAATCTCAGGAGCAACTCTTTCAGCCGTATTACACGACGAAGTCGAATGGTACCGGGTTGGGGTTATTTGTCTGCCGAAATATCACTCGCTCCGCTGGGGGGACAATGTCTCTTGTTCAGTCGACGCCCGGTGTTGGAACAGTCTTCCGCGTGACGTTGCCGATTATCCAATAG
- the proB gene encoding glutamate 5-kinase — protein MSGPVSNWMKTEFMRDLVRQEVVANARTVVVKVGTNVLSRDDDRLDVDRVRALARQIHLIRSTGRRVLVVSSGAVGAGIGLLGLPGRPTDLPHLQAAAAAGQASLIRAYDEALQEFGYHAAQMLLTANDFRNRDRYLNVRNTLNTLFEYGVVPIVNENDTVSVREIKFGDNDRLAAMVSNLLESPLLVILSVVDGLYDGDPRDPESKRIPKISSVDDKILSLAKEIKSSRGTGGMQSKLDSVRVATSVGECVIIANGRNENVLEEILNGEDVGTLFTAQGPLIPAWKRWIGFTVTPHGTLELDPGAVNAVRHRGKSLLPIGVTKVSGSFNRGELVSLTDEAGHEFARGLTNYNSELVGRIARRRTEELEAVLGSVPYVEVIHRDNLCVIR, from the coding sequence ATGAGTGGACCTGTTTCAAACTGGATGAAAACGGAATTCATGCGAGACCTTGTGCGACAGGAAGTCGTTGCGAATGCACGTACCGTCGTGGTGAAAGTCGGGACCAATGTCCTTTCCCGAGATGATGATCGGTTGGACGTTGACCGTGTCCGCGCGCTGGCTCGTCAGATTCATTTGATTCGATCAACCGGGCGGCGAGTGCTCGTCGTTTCGAGTGGAGCGGTCGGCGCCGGAATCGGACTTCTCGGGCTTCCTGGTCGACCGACCGATCTTCCACACTTGCAGGCGGCCGCTGCTGCAGGGCAGGCGAGTTTGATTCGAGCCTATGACGAAGCTCTTCAGGAATTCGGTTATCACGCAGCCCAGATGCTTCTGACCGCGAACGACTTTCGGAATCGTGATCGCTATCTGAACGTCCGCAATACTCTCAACACGCTCTTCGAGTACGGAGTCGTGCCGATCGTCAACGAGAATGACACGGTCAGTGTTCGGGAGATTAAGTTTGGGGACAATGACCGACTCGCAGCGATGGTCAGCAACCTGCTCGAGTCACCTCTTCTCGTGATCTTGTCGGTAGTGGACGGGTTGTACGACGGCGACCCACGTGATCCCGAAAGCAAGCGGATTCCGAAGATCAGTTCGGTCGACGACAAGATTCTATCGCTGGCGAAAGAGATCAAGAGTTCGCGCGGGACCGGAGGGATGCAGTCGAAGCTCGATTCGGTTCGCGTCGCAACTTCGGTCGGCGAATGCGTGATCATCGCGAACGGCCGGAACGAAAATGTTCTGGAAGAGATACTTAATGGCGAAGATGTTGGAACTCTGTTCACTGCACAGGGTCCGCTCATCCCAGCCTGGAAGCGGTGGATTGGATTCACTGTCACTCCGCATGGAACACTCGAACTCGATCCCGGGGCTGTGAATGCTGTTCGGCATCGCGGGAAGTCATTACTTCCAATTGGAGTCACGAAAGTTTCCGGTAGCTTCAATCGGGGCGAGCTTGTGTCGTTGACTGACGAAGCGGGGCATGAGTTCGCGCGGGGGCTGACGAATTACAACTCGGAACTGGTTGGTCGAATTGCTCGTCGTAGAACTGAAGAACTTGAGGCGGTCCTCGGATCGGTCCCGTATGTCGAGGTGATTCATCGGGACAACCTGTGTGTCATTCGATGA
- a CDS encoding MqnA/MqnD/SBP family protein, producing the protein MTEKKTEIHVGHSPDPDDAFMFHALANDKIETGDYLFTHELQDIETLNRRAFAAELELTAVSLHGYAYLTDTYALCACGASMGDNYGPMVVTRGESSISDLKGKKIAVPGTLTTAFLALNLCLGGKPQTSTKESHTTGDCGTFTYEVYPFDEILNVVERGEADAGLIIHEGQLTYGDQGLSLVVDLGEWWMEKTGLPLPLGANAIRKDLGETKMNEVTKLLKESIQYGLDYREEALEHALQYGRDLDHAKADKFVGMYVNDWTIDFGERGREAVARLLQEGYEAGIIPNPVKLEFISGE; encoded by the coding sequence ATGACTGAAAAAAAGACAGAAATTCATGTGGGGCACAGCCCGGACCCGGACGATGCCTTCATGTTTCACGCACTCGCCAACGACAAGATCGAGACCGGAGACTATCTCTTCACTCACGAACTGCAGGACATTGAAACGCTCAATCGCCGAGCCTTCGCTGCCGAACTGGAACTGACGGCAGTCAGTTTGCACGGCTATGCTTACCTGACAGATACATATGCTTTGTGTGCCTGCGGAGCCAGCATGGGGGACAACTATGGGCCAATGGTGGTGACCCGTGGCGAGTCGAGCATCTCTGATCTAAAGGGCAAGAAGATTGCTGTTCCAGGGACTCTAACGACCGCTTTCCTGGCGTTGAATCTCTGCCTCGGAGGCAAGCCGCAGACATCAACGAAAGAGTCGCACACGACAGGTGACTGCGGGACGTTCACCTACGAGGTTTACCCCTTCGATGAAATCTTGAACGTCGTCGAGCGGGGTGAAGCAGACGCAGGGCTCATCATCCACGAAGGTCAACTGACGTACGGCGATCAGGGGTTGAGCCTCGTCGTCGATCTCGGCGAATGGTGGATGGAGAAAACTGGACTTCCGCTTCCGCTCGGAGCCAATGCGATCCGAAAAGATCTCGGCGAGACGAAGATGAACGAAGTCACGAAGCTGCTCAAAGAGAGCATTCAATACGGGCTCGATTATCGAGAAGAGGCACTCGAGCACGCTCTGCAATACGGTCGAGATCTTGACCATGCGAAAGCCGACAAGTTCGTTGGGATGTACGTCAACGACTGGACAATCGATTTCGGTGAACGTGGTCGAGAAGCGGTGGCCCGGTTGCTTCAAGAGGGATACGAAGCGGGGATTATTCCGAATCCCGTCAAGCTGGAGTTCATTTCCGGCGAGTAG